A stretch of the Candidatus Neomarinimicrobiota bacterium genome encodes the following:
- the miaB gene encoding tRNA (N6-isopentenyl adenosine(37)-C2)-methylthiotransferase MiaB: protein MKRYYIETYGCQMNVADSELVASMMEKSGFARSDSEFGANAVFLNTCAIREHAEDKIHSRLGKLRKLKNDNPEMIIGIMGCMAQHVKDNILENKPYVDFVLGPDSYRRIPELLRRHEETNASVVDTRLSRFEVYENLYPSRQEGINAWVSIMRGCDKFCTFCIVPFTRGRERSCTVESVVEEVQQTVDQGFVEITLLGQNVNSYRHGDARFPELLDAVAQIPGVMRIRFTSPHPQDIDDDMLFVMRDHANICNSVHLPLQAGAERILKRMNRTYTQAQFLALSEQIRNILPGCGISTDIIAGFPGETEEEFGETLAVMEKVKFDSAFTFKYSSRPGTKAAEYSDQIPEKVKKDRLAKLVDLQYKHTLFRNRKEIGKKVKVLVEKESKKSSNEWAGRTDNNKWVIFPKESAEIRDLVDVKIVDAQGVSLFGEIIQVGKESHAII from the coding sequence ATGAAGCGTTATTACATTGAGACCTACGGCTGCCAGATGAATGTGGCAGATTCTGAGCTGGTGGCCAGCATGATGGAGAAGAGCGGTTTTGCCCGGTCAGATTCCGAGTTCGGTGCTAATGCTGTTTTTCTCAATACGTGTGCAATCCGGGAGCATGCTGAGGACAAGATACATTCCCGCCTGGGAAAACTCAGAAAGCTGAAGAACGACAACCCAGAGATGATTATCGGCATTATGGGTTGCATGGCCCAGCATGTGAAGGATAACATCCTCGAAAATAAACCCTATGTAGATTTTGTTCTGGGCCCCGACTCATACCGCCGAATTCCTGAACTCCTGCGCCGCCATGAGGAGACAAATGCTTCTGTTGTTGACACACGCCTTTCCAGGTTCGAAGTGTATGAAAATCTCTATCCTTCCCGTCAGGAAGGGATCAACGCCTGGGTCTCCATTATGCGGGGATGTGACAAATTCTGTACATTTTGCATCGTCCCGTTCACCCGGGGACGGGAGAGGAGCTGTACTGTGGAAAGTGTTGTGGAAGAGGTCCAGCAGACGGTGGACCAGGGCTTTGTGGAGATTACACTCCTCGGTCAGAATGTGAACTCCTATCGGCACGGTGATGCCCGGTTTCCAGAACTTCTTGATGCTGTTGCGCAGATCCCCGGCGTGATGAGAATCCGCTTCACATCGCCTCACCCGCAAGACATTGATGACGATATGCTTTTCGTCATGCGGGATCACGCGAACATCTGCAATTCAGTCCACCTTCCCCTTCAGGCCGGCGCCGAGAGAATCCTAAAAAGAATGAACCGCACTTACACCCAGGCACAGTTCCTCGCTCTATCGGAGCAAATCCGGAACATCCTGCCCGGCTGTGGCATATCTACTGATATCATTGCAGGGTTTCCTGGTGAGACGGAGGAAGAATTCGGCGAGACGCTGGCTGTCATGGAAAAAGTAAAATTCGATTCTGCATTCACGTTCAAATATTCTTCAAGGCCCGGCACCAAAGCGGCCGAATACAGTGACCAAATCCCGGAAAAGGTTAAAAAGGATCGACTGGCAAAATTGGTCGACCTTCAGTATAAACACACCCTCTTCAGGAACAGAAAGGAAATCGGGAAAAAGGTGAAAGTGCTGGTTGAGAAGGAGAGCAAGAAGTCTTCAAACGAATGGGCCGGGCGGACGGACAACAACAAATGGGTCATTTTTCCCAAAGAATCAGCCGAGATACGTGATCTGGTTGATGTCAAAATTGTGGATGCCCAGGGCGTCTCTCTGTTCGGTGAAATTATTCAAGTAGGTAAAGAATCTCATGCGATTATTTAA
- a CDS encoding LapA family protein, translating to MRLFKALLGIVVLLGLLLVLMKNTDPVAVDLLVRKFENVPVAFVILVTVGVGIFIGYALALSVIMTSKAETRLLRNENKKLSDEINSLRNIAVDEGIYEVDDEEE from the coding sequence ATGCGATTATTTAAGGCTCTTTTAGGTATTGTTGTGCTTCTGGGGCTGCTCCTTGTCCTGATGAAGAATACCGACCCGGTAGCCGTTGATCTTCTTGTGAGGAAATTTGAGAATGTCCCTGTTGCATTTGTCATCCTTGTGACTGTTGGTGTGGGAATTTTCATCGGTTACGCCCTTGCTCTATCAGTGATCATGACCAGCAAGGCTGAGACACGCCTGTTGAGAAACGAGAATAAGAAGCTGTCAGATGAAATCAATTCCCTCAGGAACATCGCTGTTGATGAAGGGATTTACGAGGTTGACGACGAGGAAGAATAG